CCGATGATCCCGAGCTCGACCGGGGTGAAGATGCCACCGTCGATCAGCGGTTTCTTGACCATCGACAGGGCCAGGCGGCAGGTGTAGACGAGGCCGTAGCCGATGGTAATGGCGAGCATGATGCGGACTCGATGCCGCCTGTACAGACTGTCGACGCGGTTCTGATCCTCGATCAGCGGCCGATCCTCGCCGGTGAGAAACCCGCGGAGGAGGCTCATGGCGCCTCGACCTTCACCGGCCGGTTTTCGGCCATCGACTGGGCGGCCGCGAGACCGACCAGGACCGACATCAATCCGTCGCGCCCGCCGACCGTTGGCTCGTGATCATCACGAATGCTGGTAAAAAAGGACTCGAGCTCGGCGACGAACGACGCCTGGTAGCGCTCGAGAAAGAAGTACAGCGGCGTGTCAGCGCTGACGCCGTCGGCACGGTTCATTACGACCCGGTTGGCGGTTTCGTTGCCCGCCTCCGCGCTGCCCCTCGAGCCGAAAACCTCGACCCGCTGGTCATAACCGTAGACTGCCTGGCGGCTGTTTTCGATTACCGCCAGCGCGCCGTTGGCCATCTTGAGGGTCGTCACGGCCGTGTCCACGTCCCCGGCCTTACCAATGGCCGGGTCGATCAGGACAGCTCCCATAGCGTGCACTTCCTCGACCTCGCTGCCGGTCAAATACCGGACCATGTCGAAGTCGTGAATCGTCATATCGAGGAAGATGCCGCCCGAGCTCTGAACGTACTCGACGGGAGGGGCCTCCGGGTCGCGCGAGGTGATCTTGACGATGTGGATGTCGCCCACGTCACCGTCGGTCACCGCCTGCCGGACCCGTGAAAAGGTCGGATCGAATCGCC
The sequence above is a segment of the Acidobacteriota bacterium genome. Coding sequences within it:
- the iolG gene encoding inositol 2-dehydrogenase gives rise to the protein MKTITVGVLGAGRIGRLHSENLLSMAGVRVKAIADPYADFSAWPPEGIETGIDPSLVLDDPDIEAVLICSPTPTHADFTEAAATAGKHIFCEKPIDLDPQRIRRTIDVVDVAGVKLQVGFNRRFDPTFSRVRQAVTDGDVGDIHIVKITSRDPEAPPVEYVQSSGGIFLDMTIHDFDMVRYLTGSEVEEVHAMGAVLIDPAIGKAGDVDTAVTTLKMANGALAVIENSRQAVYGYDQRVEVFGSRGSAEAGNETANRVVMNRADGVSADTPLYFFLERYQASFVAELESFFTSIRDDHEPTVGGRDGLMSVLVGLAAAQSMAENRPVKVEAP